A region of Arabidopsis thaliana chromosome 5, partial sequence DNA encodes the following proteins:
- a CDS encoding transmembrane protein (DUF2215) (Uncharacterized conserved protein (DUF2215); FUNCTIONS IN: molecular_function unknown; INVOLVED IN: biological_process unknown; LOCATED IN: endomembrane system; EXPRESSED IN: guard cell; CONTAINS InterPro DOMAIN/s: Protein of unknown function DUF2215 (InterPro:IPR019358); BEST Arabidopsis thaliana protein match is: Uncharacterized conserved protein (DUF2215) (TAIR:AT3G49840.1); Has 1807 Blast hits to 1807 proteins in 277 species: Archae - 0; Bacteria - 0; Metazoa - 736; Fungi - 347; Plants - 385; Viruses - 0; Other Eukaryotes - 339 (source: NCBI BLink).), producing MGDYRLLRNSGVVIGIILLHLFTFASLVSSDELQFVVGESGELQVTPSLEVKGSPGLKPDRTSLCERIHIHGLGRFKHLDKYAHSLKLIVNASISGKTNNIDVCFHRNLSRGIGMCPHSRWEKASKGSWVQTMSPFDHKILDVRVPSSNKVSLEVSAVEELFMHRIVFLLLGAVLLASASTLSQSLAFYYSSAMAVGIILVVLLVLFQGMKLLPTGRSSFALFIYSTLLGLGGFLLRYLPGLFESLLTEMGIDEEMYTPAAIFVGAFLSLGGAFFGFWTVRKLILTEDGSIDVSTSLFVSWSIRIMAAVLILQSSVDPLLAGGALISVILMSSTLKKITRLKFLLRLFEIPLNLLLGIWEAIRDTDIPSVPGYLHDFMQKSPDASGFRNRVTSASPSGGINNGMRESPPSESDTFPSSFHKTPERSQLTKEEWKKLTKDSTTKAVQELVSSPDFGKWAAVNADRINVTPRKGSSSKNQPRKWMRWF from the exons ATGGGTGATTATCGTCTTCTACGAAACTCCGGCGTCGTTATCGGAATAATCTTGCTACATCTCTTTACTTTCGCCTCTCTTGTTTCATCCGATGAACTTCAGTTTG TTGTGGGAGAAAGCGGAGAGCTTCAAGTGACTCCTAGTTTAGAGGTAAAAGGTTCTCCTGGATTGAAGCCAGATAGAACCTCTCTTTGTGAGAGGATTCATATCCATGGACTTGGAAGGTTTAAACATCTAGACAAGTATGCACATTCGCTCAAGTTGATAGTTAACGCGTCAATCTCTGggaaaacaaataacattGACGTTTGCTTTCACCG GAATTTGTCGCGTGGAATTGGAATGTGCCCTCATAGTCGATGGGAGAAAGCCTCTAAAGGTTCATGGGTTCAGACAATGTCACCCTTCGACCATAAAATCCTTGATGTTAGAGTACCTAGCTCTAACAAGGTCTCATTGGAAGTGTCTGCTGTAGAAG AATTATTTATGCATCGCATAGTATTCTTACTCCTTGGTGCTGTATTACTGGCTTCGGCTTCTACACTGAGCCAATCTTTAGCGTTTTACTACAGTAGTGCAATGGCTGTTGGTATTATCCTTGTCGTGCTGCTTGTTCTCTTTCAG GGAATGAAGCTTCTACCTACTGGACGGAGTTCGTTTGCATTGTTCATATACTCAACCCTG CTTGGTTTGGgtggttttcttcttcgctACTTACCCGGATTGTTTGAAAGTCTGCTAACAGAGATGGGAATCGACGAAGAAATGTACACACCT GCGGCGATTTTTGTGGGGGCGTTTCTGTCTTTGGGTGGAgcattttttggattttggactGTGAGGAAACTTATTCTGACGGAAGATGGCTCCATTGATGTTAGCACATCACTATTTGTTTCTTGGTCCATCCGAATTATGGCTGCTGTTTTGATCCTTCAG AGCTCTGTAGATCCTTTACTTGCTGGAGGAGCCCTGATATCTGTAATTCTTATGTCATCGACTTTAAAGAAGATCACCAGATTGAAGTTCCTTCTACGCTTATTCGA GATTCCATTGAATTTACTGCTAGGAATCTGGGAGGCAATTCGTGATACTGATATACCATCCGTCCCGGGATATCTCCATGACTTTATGCAAAAGAGTCCTGATGCTTCTGGATTTCGCAACCGTGTAACTTCTGCTTCTCCATCAGGAG GAATCAACAACGGGATGCGAGAATCTCCACCGTCTGAATCAGATACATTTCCTTCCTCTTTCCATAAAACTCCTGAAAGGAGCCAactaacaaaagaagaatggaaaaaGCTCACTAAGGATAGCACGACAAAGGCTGTTCAAGAATTGGTTTCTTCACCCGATTTTGGCAAATGGGCAGCA
- a CDS encoding transmembrane protein (DUF2215) (Uncharacterized conserved protein (DUF2215); FUNCTIONS IN: molecular_function unknown; INVOLVED IN: biological_process unknown; LOCATED IN: endomembrane system; EXPRESSED IN: guard cell; CONTAINS InterPro DOMAIN/s: Protein of unknown function DUF2215 (InterPro:IPR019358); BEST Arabidopsis thaliana protein match is: Uncharacterized conserved protein (DUF2215) (TAIR:AT3G49840.1); Has 145 Blast hits to 145 proteins in 39 species: Archae - 0; Bacteria - 0; Metazoa - 61; Fungi - 0; Plants - 82; Viruses - 0; Other Eukaryotes - 2 (source: NCBI BLink).): MGDYRLLRNSGVVIGIILLHLFTFASLVSSDELQFGVVVNFLWPYGTVVGESGELQVTPSLEVKGSPGLKPDRTSLCERIHIHGLGRFKHLDKYAHSLKLIVNASISGKTNNIDVCFHRNLSRGIGMCPHSRWEKASKGSWVQTMSPFDHKILDVRVPSSNKVSLEVSAVEELFMHRIVFLLLGAVLLASASTLSQSLAFYYSSAMAVGIILVVLLVLFQGMKLLPTGRSSFALFIYSTLLGLGGFLLRYLPGLFESLLTEMGIDEEMYTPAAIFVGAFLSLGGAFFGFWTVRKLILTEDGSIDVSTSLFVSWSIRIMAAVLILQSSVDPLLAGGALISVILMSSTLKKITRLKFLLRLFEIPLNLLLGIWEAIRDTDIPSVPGYLHDFMQKSPDASGFRNRVTSASPSGGINNGMRESPPSESDTFPSSFHKTPERSQLTKEEWKKLTKDSTTKAVQELVSSPDFGKWAAVNADRINVTPRKGSSSKNQPRKWMRWF; the protein is encoded by the exons ATGGGTGATTATCGTCTTCTACGAAACTCCGGCGTCGTTATCGGAATAATCTTGCTACATCTCTTTACTTTCGCCTCTCTTGTTTCATCCGATGAACTTCAGTTTG GTGTTGTGGTTAATTTCTTGTGGCCTTATGGGACAGTTGTGGGAGAAAGCGGAGAGCTTCAAGTGACTCCTAGTTTAGAGGTAAAAGGTTCTCCTGGATTGAAGCCAGATAGAACCTCTCTTTGTGAGAGGATTCATATCCATGGACTTGGAAGGTTTAAACATCTAGACAAGTATGCACATTCGCTCAAGTTGATAGTTAACGCGTCAATCTCTGggaaaacaaataacattGACGTTTGCTTTCACCG GAATTTGTCGCGTGGAATTGGAATGTGCCCTCATAGTCGATGGGAGAAAGCCTCTAAAGGTTCATGGGTTCAGACAATGTCACCCTTCGACCATAAAATCCTTGATGTTAGAGTACCTAGCTCTAACAAGGTCTCATTGGAAGTGTCTGCTGTAGAAG AATTATTTATGCATCGCATAGTATTCTTACTCCTTGGTGCTGTATTACTGGCTTCGGCTTCTACACTGAGCCAATCTTTAGCGTTTTACTACAGTAGTGCAATGGCTGTTGGTATTATCCTTGTCGTGCTGCTTGTTCTCTTTCAG GGAATGAAGCTTCTACCTACTGGACGGAGTTCGTTTGCATTGTTCATATACTCAACCCTG CTTGGTTTGGgtggttttcttcttcgctACTTACCCGGATTGTTTGAAAGTCTGCTAACAGAGATGGGAATCGACGAAGAAATGTACACACCT GCGGCGATTTTTGTGGGGGCGTTTCTGTCTTTGGGTGGAgcattttttggattttggactGTGAGGAAACTTATTCTGACGGAAGATGGCTCCATTGATGTTAGCACATCACTATTTGTTTCTTGGTCCATCCGAATTATGGCTGCTGTTTTGATCCTTCAG AGCTCTGTAGATCCTTTACTTGCTGGAGGAGCCCTGATATCTGTAATTCTTATGTCATCGACTTTAAAGAAGATCACCAGATTGAAGTTCCTTCTACGCTTATTCGA GATTCCATTGAATTTACTGCTAGGAATCTGGGAGGCAATTCGTGATACTGATATACCATCCGTCCCGGGATATCTCCATGACTTTATGCAAAAGAGTCCTGATGCTTCTGGATTTCGCAACCGTGTAACTTCTGCTTCTCCATCAGGAG GAATCAACAACGGGATGCGAGAATCTCCACCGTCTGAATCAGATACATTTCCTTCCTCTTTCCATAAAACTCCTGAAAGGAGCCAactaacaaaagaagaatggaaaaaGCTCACTAAGGATAGCACGACAAAGGCTGTTCAAGAATTGGTTTCTTCACCCGATTTTGGCAAATGGGCAGCA
- a CDS encoding DUF4228 domain protein (unknown protein; FUNCTIONS IN: molecular_function unknown; INVOLVED IN: N-terminal protein myristoylation; LOCATED IN: microtubule; BEST Arabidopsis thaliana protein match is: unknown protein (TAIR:AT5G62900.1); Has 1807 Blast hits to 1807 proteins in 277 species: Archae - 0; Bacteria - 0; Metazoa - 736; Fungi - 347; Plants - 385; Viruses - 0; Other Eukaryotes - 339 (source: NCBI BLink).): protein MGNCQAAEAATVLIHHPAENKVERIYWSVTASDIMKSNPGHYVAVVVTSPTMKNEKGLPLKQLKLLRPDDTLLIGHVYRLVSFEEVLNEFATKKCVKLGKLLKEGGGLDLTKKKTKHRKKKLDQETGKVNPNSDPNPNQDGADNAVAGENGGDGFMRRSHGGGRGGGGWRPALHSIPEFGSS from the exons atggggAATTGTCAAGCGGCCGAAGCAGCGACGGTTTTGATTCATCACCCGGCGGAGAACAAGGTGGAGAGGATTTACTGGTCAGTGACAGCGAGTGACATCATGAAATCCAATCCTGGTCATTACGTTGCGGTGGTGGTGACGTCACCTACGATGAAGAACGAGAAAGGTTTGCCACTGAAGCAGCTTAAACTCCTTCGTCCTGACGACACTTTACTCATCGGACATGTCTATCGTCTCGTCAGCTTcgaag AGGTTTTGAACGAGTTTGCGACGAAGAAATGTGTGAAGCTTGGCAAGTTATTGAAAGAAGGAGGAGGGCTTGacttgacgaagaagaagacgaaacacaggaagaagaagctggatCAGGAAACGGGCAAAGTCAACCCGAATTCGGATCCGAATCCGAACCAAGATGGCGCTGATAATGCG GTCGCCGGAGAAAACGGGGGAGATGGGTTTATGAGGAGGAGCCACGGTGGAGGAAGAGGTGGTGGTGGGTGGAGGCCAGCTTTACACAGCATTCCGGAATTTGGATCCTCATGA